The Bdellovibrio sp. NC01 genome includes the window AATCCACTTAGATGATGCATACGCTGCTAAAACTCGTTTCGGTCGTCGTATTGCTCACGGTATGATTTCAGGCGCGTTGATTTCTCGCGCGCTTGTTGAGTGCATCGGTGGTGGCGGTGTTTATTTGGGTCAATCTTTGAAATTCGTTAATCCGGTTTTCATCGACGACACAATCACAATCACGATCAAGATCACTGCCGTTCGTAAAGAAAAAGGCATTGCGACTGTCGAAACAAACGTAACGAAGGACAATGGCGACATGGTCGTTAAAGGCGAAGCCGTTATTATGGTTGGCCGCGACATGGAACATGCCTAAGGTTTTTCACCTAATTTATTTAAGTCACGCAGTCGCGGATCTCAGTTACACTGACATCCGCGATATCTTAGAGACCTCTCGAAAAAATAATTCCCTGGCTGAAACTACCGGCGTATTGATTTATCGCGACGGTTATTTCGTGCAAGTTCTTGAGGGTAACAAGGCAACGGTTTTAGATCTTGTTGAGAAGATCAAAGAAGACGATCGCAATTATAAACTCAAAGTTCTTGTGCAAACTGAAAGTTCCCAGCGCTATTTCAAAGAATGGTCGATGGGATTTTTAGACGGGGATATTGAGGCTAATACAACGGATGCGTTGTTGGATCTTTTTGATATTTGTTATGAGTCTGAAAAAACGGATGAGGCGAAAATCATGGAAATGGTAAAGCGCTTTAGTGAATCCGTTCCGCCTTTAAAATAGCTCTTCTAAAAAATAAAAAACCCGGTCTTGTGAACCGGGTTTTTCGTTTTTATGTCTTAAAAATTATTTTTTATTCAAAGTCTTAAGGAATGAACCCCAGTCAGAATTTTTATGGAAGCGTAAACCTTGGTAACGTTCAGCATACTGTGAATAGTCGCTGTCATCTGAAGGCAGCCAAACAGAAACACCCCAAGTTTTTTGATCTTGAGTTTGGTCGTTTGAAAGCACAAAGCTGTTTTGTGCAGAACGAAGAGCTGCGAAAGAAGAGGCAGTGATGCCGCCTTTTTCAAGCTGAGTTAAGAAGTCCAAAGCGTCTCTGTAATCCCAGTTCGTGAAGAACTTCGTATTACCTGCTGCCATTTTTGCTTTCGCGATGTCTGAAGCAGAAAGTTTGTTCAAATCGCTACCCACTTGTGCGAAGGCTGCTTCGTAAGCACCGATTTTAGACAAATCATATGCTGACATTGTTACGGGTCTTTTGCCGTTGATGCCGCCGTTGTATGAAGCTGTATAGTCTTTTGAAAGAAGAGCTGCCACTTGTGCTGAATTCAATGAATCAACTTGTGCGGCCCATTTAGTTAGGAACGTGTTGTAAGGCCAGCCGGCACCTGGCTCAACATCTTGTGAACCTACGTAATAGCTAACTGAATCTTGCATTTCAGAAGCAACTTCGATCATACCCATCAAGCACGCGTCGGAAGCGTAGATATCTACTTTATGACCGATGATTTTTGCTGACTCTGCCATTGCTTGAGCCAATTGTTCAGTCGTCATGTAGTTGCCAGTTCTGTCATCCCAAGAGATATCTTGGATATGAGTGCCGTTGTTATTAACACTCGTCAAATGCCAGCCGTTACCATGATCCCAAACAACGATGAAGTAGTGTTTTGCTGGATAGTTTTGGTTTG containing:
- a CDS encoding MaoC family dehydratase; this encodes MAANKNIDVGFTSSVTVKVTDKMVHQFAELSGDHNPIHLDDAYAAKTRFGRRIAHGMISGALISRALVECIGGGGVYLGQSLKFVNPVFIDDTITITIKITAVRKEKGIATVETNVTKDNGDMVVKGEAVIMVGRDMEHA
- a CDS encoding BLUF domain-containing protein, translated to MPKVFHLIYLSHAVADLSYTDIRDILETSRKNNSLAETTGVLIYRDGYFVQVLEGNKATVLDLVEKIKEDDRNYKLKVLVQTESSQRYFKEWSMGFLDGDIEANTTDALLDLFDICYESEKTDEAKIMEMVKRFSESVPPLK
- a CDS encoding clostripain-related cysteine peptidase, whose product is MTNHLSRVLVCLLLLIGTSFAHAAEPMKEWNFLVFINGVNNLDSFGAQNINQMEEVGSSDKMNILVQWGSAKNPNVQRLLVKKDNDKKKVTSPVVQNLGGADMGDWKELVRFVDWANQNYPAKHYFIVVWDHGNGWHLTSVNNNGTHIQDISWDDRTGNYMTTEQLAQAMAESAKIIGHKVDIYASDACLMGMIEVASEMQDSVSYYVGSQDVEPGAGWPYNTFLTKWAAQVDSLNSAQVAALLSKDYTASYNGGINGKRPVTMSAYDLSKIGAYEAAFAQVGSDLNKLSASDIAKAKMAAGNTKFFTNWDYRDALDFLTQLEKGGITASSFAALRSAQNSFVLSNDQTQDQKTWGVSVWLPSDDSDYSQYAERYQGLRFHKNSDWGSFLKTLNKK